The Archangium primigenium genomic interval GGACGACGCCATCCAGGTGCACGGCGGCGCGGGCGTCTCCAGCGACACGCCCCTCTCGGGCTTCTTCGCCCAGGCGCGCAGCCTGCGCATCGCGGACGGGCCGGACGAAGTGCACAAGGGCGTCATCGCCCGCATCGAACTCGCCAAGCGCGGTTTCTCCAGGAGCTGACGACCATGAGCAAGCGCATCTTCATCACCGGCGGGGCCAGTGGACTCGGCCGGGCCATCGCGCTGCGCTACGCCCGGGCGGGCTGGCGGGTGTGCATCGGCGACGTCCACGCCCAGCGCGGCGCGGACACCCTGAAGGAACTCCAGGCCCTCTCCCCCACGTCCCTGTACGTCCCCTGCGACGTGACACGCGAGGAGGACCTGCGCGCGGTGGCCGAGCGGCTCACCGCCGACTGGGACGGCGTGGACGTGCTGGTCAACAACGCGGGCGTCGCCCAGGCGGGGGCCATCGACGAGGTGTCCGTGGCCGACTGGCAGTGGATCGTGGACATCAACCTGCTGGGCGTGGTGCGCGGCTGCCACGTGTTCACCCCCGTCTTCAAGCGCCAGGGCCACGGCCACTTCGTCAACGTGGCCTCCATGGCGGGCCTGCTCGATATGCCGATGATGAGCAGCTACAACGCCACCAAGGCGGCCGTCGTCTCCCTGTCCGAGACGCTGCAGAACGAGTTCGCCGACACGCGCCTGGGCGTGAGCCTGGTGTGCCCGTCCTTCTTCAAGACGAACCTGACCGACTCGTTGCGCACGCCCCGCCCCGGCATGCACAAGATGATGAGCCGACTGCTGGAGCGCTCGAAGATCACCGCGGACGACGTCGCCGAGCGCATCTACCAGGCCGTGGACAAGCGCGAGTTCTACGTGCTGCCCCACATCGAGG includes:
- a CDS encoding SDR family oxidoreductase, translated to MSKRIFITGGASGLGRAIALRYARAGWRVCIGDVHAQRGADTLKELQALSPTSLYVPCDVTREEDLRAVAERLTADWDGVDVLVNNAGVAQAGAIDEVSVADWQWIVDINLLGVVRGCHVFTPVFKRQGHGHFVNVASMAGLLDMPMMSSYNATKAAVVSLSETLQNEFADTRLGVSLVCPSFFKTNLTDSLRTPRPGMHKMMSRLLERSKITADDVAERIYQAVDKREFYVLPHIEGLQAWLAKRLLPRRIYTELLKTQTRKMRGVGSAPSA